The nucleotide sequence CCCTATCATTTATTCCTCCTTGAATGCATGCTTCGAGACACTTGCAAAGGAGTTTGAGGCACGTCGTTCAGCTTTCTCGTCAATCAGGGTCTCCTTTTATCGATtctattttgttaggatcgagtcgacactaagagagggggtgaattagtacagcgaataaaaacatcgatttaaaaatctttgtacgataaaaatcgatctcaGAAGATAACTTAAAATTGAATGTttgttcgtaagcgtagtgaaagcaaagtaaggaggaaatgaAGCCAATGTAAactaagtaaatgataataatagaaatgcacatcgatttatagtggttcgatcatcgtgacatacatccactcccgattcctcttcactcgaggccaccggtttTCACTATTGATATTCTttcaacgggtgaagatcaactacctttttatactcgattctccttttgacaggttcaagagaaaacctttacaccctcacttacttttatcttaaaccacactaacacttagagcttgagaggagttctcacaagattacaatagcatttttctacttttttgctctcaattcttgtatatgttaaccagggatgagaggagtatttataggcctcaagtagattcaaacttagagcctaaaagtgtctcatccttggttttcggggtactagcagtaccaccacctatgctaggcggtaccaccccctacagcactaacactaggcagtaccactgcttaatACCTTGCCATtggacagtaccaccacttgatagtctctcggagactgtctggccgataccaccgcctaacacaatctcggagactgtgccaccgatGATTCCACCtgttaggtcattgtttgggcctttcacttagcccaacacagcccaaacttgggctcaattggcccatgattgagttggcccaattctaacccaattacacctaaatcctattttgatctagacaattattacaaaattagtcaaatgttgtccagcacatcattggttcattgacgcctcatccgattctttggcgcatcgtcctctcttgcgacctattgtccaatcggccagttgacctccgcaactccgatttccttagtataatttttgctcttcttggcttgatgcccaaacccatggcccaaagccttctgccgatacgttaactaatcctccagctcgatgtctaatcttctgacatgttccactcttgcccaacatgatttttcctacttttaattgtctctccctgatcgaagcttcctgcatcactcaaaacacagatcatataaacaatatcaatttgtttcaccatcaaaatctaaattcaataatctctcccttttttatgatgacaaccaattgataacggagttaaccttaactccccctatcaatatgtcatattgatataaccttgaattcaaattgaattcaagtcaaaataaatttaatcatgaatatatgCAACACATTGTATGTATATTAttgcattacatgcatcattatcataagttttgcatacatcatcataactatttcaaatcatcatggtatcaaaatatcaacatataTTATCCTATGCATAGTACATCAtcttatcttctccccctttgtcatcaataaaaagaagaagtgcaactaggaagttattgatatataattttaaatcattatattataaacataatctctagttttatcattatgtaagctagtaattttctttcttctcttttgagaaatgtaatttttgcttcctttgcaagttagcaaattatacttcttgagatagcactttggcttctcttgagattgcaagcgagcaattcttgatgatgttcaagatagcaatttctttcttttcttttgagaaatataagctagcaattttgcttcctagaggacgatgtgctgaaggatTAAATGAAGGTCAgataaactaatgacatgtcagacaaatgATTCATTCTTTATAATCATTTatttagatcaaagtagtttaggatgctaattaagttagtttttggtgtaatcatgctaactcaattataagctaattgggcctaaattgggattgatttgggctcattgggaggctcattcaatgacccaaaacttgGGTCAAGCAGTCGCACTGCCAAACTAGCGGTGGAACCACTTATGAGCTGAAAAAGTCAAAAATATACTTTTCCAAGCTATTAGGCGATGATACCGTTTAAACTGGGTTGTGATATCACATAGTGTtagtgtgtcaagcggtggtaccgtccaatgtcaGACTGATAGACAATGGTACTACCCCTACTCGAAAGAcccgaaaatttaaattttttagctctatttttttaatcatttggggcctataaatatctcgctTGCGCAGCAAGAAAGGAGTAAgaattcttaagaaaaaaaattaagaaaactctaccaaaacgttgagttccctcctccttgagcttagaaGTTGATTTAAGAGAGCGTAAGGGTTATcttataaaaagggggtgtaaatgttctcttatgagcttgtcaaaaggagaaaaaatttttaagagagtagttgatcttcgcctattgaaagaagatcattagtggaaatTTGTGgtctcgacaaaagaggaatcgggagtggacgtaagtTACGACGACCAAATAATTATAAATTCGGTATGCTCTTTTTCTTACTGTTTACTTTTGTTGCTAATTGATTTAATTGTCTACTGCTTTTGTTTGCACTCTATgtttaaacatctttccgatacgagctttatcgaatgagatttttgaatcgacataatttttagaAAAGCTAGGAGAGGAATGAGATACGTGGAAGGAAAAAAGCGGCAGATGATaggatattaaaaatatatttatgtacagctttttttgaaatattaaaaattttataataaaaattataaataggaaAAGAAAAAGTTTTTCAATATTAATCTCATTAGTTAATTATTTAACTAAGACCTGCGCTGCACGAGAGAGACGATGTGGTGGCTGTTTTATCAGACGCATCTTTCTCCCAATCTTCCTATAAAGAGGAGGCTGTAGCAGCagtagagagagcgagagaggcgATGGCGGTGAAGCACGTGCTGCTGGCCAAGTTCAAGGAGGAGGTGTCCCCCGAGGCCGTGGACGACCTCATCAAGGGCTACGCCAACCTCGTCTCCCTCATCCCCCCCATGAAGGCCTTCCACTGGTGCTTCCCTTCCctccctcccttctcctcctcttcggaacgtgtgtgtgtgtgtgtgtacgcgGATGATCGAACAAGCTTGTTAAAGAGCAATCTTTTATCAGTTGCTTGATCCATGGAACGTTGGGAAGTACTAATTTATGAGATTTGTCCTGCTAGATTGTTTCCAATATTTGGTTTTGCATAAATCTTGACAGCTATAAGGATTTGGAGTCCGATTTTGCAATTCAGGATGAGAGTTCAACTCTGACGAGTTTAGATCTAAGTTTTATGttgactaattgatagtgttggtTGGGTTTGATTGCTCTCATGTCAGTATCAGATCTAAAACTCTACCATCTTTGTCCTTGTGCTCCTTATTCCTCGGAGGTAATCAGAATCGCAATACATAGGAGTGCTATTCTTATCCATTTGATTACCCTAACGCTTTGGAGTTTAGATCCAGTAGTAGAATCTTAACAATGGCTTCTTATTCCATGTAATTGTAGCTGGAGATATCTCCGCGGCTTCAGTTTTAAGTACCTGCAGCTTCATCTGTACTCTGAATCAGCAATTCATCTGCTTGGTTTGACGTTTCCCTTTTCACTACCTTCAAAGGTTTGCTGAACTGTATCGGCATCTTAGTTCGCTCCTCATATGAACAAACCGTTCGGAAGCAGTACGCTGCTCATCTATAGCCTTTTCCTTATCTAGGTTTGACCTACCAAACTTGTATTGCTTCTTAGCCCAACCACCCTTCTCAGCATTCTGCTGGCGTCGTTTGCTCAAGTACATTTGTTGTAGGGTTCAATTATCTTCAGGTTTTTAGGGCGTTCGGAGTTTAATTGCGATCTCAACACCCACACCCTGTCATGATAACTGATCCTTTACTGTAGCAACATCTGACTCATGCTCCTTGGTTTCCTGTGACATAATTTTGGGAAGAATCTCACCTACACGCTGAAAGATTTCTCATCACATGTCCAAGAAACCATTTTTATGTTGCAAGATGTTGAAGTAACAACAACCATCTGTATCTTGGAGTTTTTAGAGCTTCTAGCTATTTACTTCTCGGTGTAATGTGTCgggttggtttttttttttttttttctttttaatatctgGAATTGCTTGGAGGAGACTTCTACTTGAAGGAAAAAATCATTGGAAATTAAGATTTGACTTGTCCTATAAATGCATCGTGAATCTCAAGATTTAGATGGAGAAGAAAAAATAAgttaaagaaacaaatttaaaattgATGTAAGAATGTACCGGGGACTCTACGCCTATGTTTGTATTAACTCAAGAAAATTTGTAACTTATTTTCATACaactaaaattttgattttttttttttctttagatgtATACTTGGGAGTGTCGAATCACATAAGTGGTTACATCAATTGTATTTCTGGATTATGTTTTATTATTGATTCTTTGGATTGTTCTCTTGGTTTTTAGGCATTCTTAGACTCAGTCTTTCAAACATCCTTTCTATGTTGGACAGAAAAATTTTCCATTAGCAACTATGAAATTTTAGTGCTGTCAAACTGAACATTGCATTTGTTCTGTTCCAAACTGGCTGATTcaatttattctttcttgttcACCCTGAACATGCTGTAGTGATCACATAATTCTGATGTCTTTGAAATTTGAGTACCAGGGGAAGGGATGTGAGCATCGAGAACCTGCATGAGGGTTTCACCCATGTGTTCGAATCAACGTTTGATGGTGTGGAAGGCATTGCGGAATATATTGCACACCCAGCTCATGTGGAGTTTGCCAATAAATTTCTTCCTGCACTGGAGAAGGTTATCGTTATTGATTACGCACCAACTGCTGTCAATTAAAGATGGAGAGAGGATTGAGTTCTCTCATAATTCTTCCTGGTGGAGGAGGCATTTGCTCGAGGATTGCATCGTCCATGAAATATCCTTTTGCTTCGTGTTTTCATGTGTAGCCAAAACATCTGTTTTATTTGGTGGCACGGTGTTGTGGGCGTTATCTCACTTCATCGAACTCATTAAATAAGGGGTAATAAAATGGTAGGTTATATCGTGCTCTTCTCGAACACCATCAAGCTATTGGTTTTCTTGATTTATTAGAATGGAGACACGACATTTGCTGCTATAAACCATGATTTAGCATATGTCCTTCCTTCCACTATTCCGAATGTTAAGATTCTCCATATATGTGATAAGACCCTACAGTTTTATCATCgaaaaaagaggagaaatggggatgataatgatcgctttgaggggatcggcctccttgatcgcttcgaggggatcggccctccttgatcacttcaaggggatcgacctcctagggtttgtcaaaagacagaatagtaattttcatagattattgaaaagaagcagttacatccctatttatagactttcacccagagtccatcaggacttgaactctaatgataaataaatactaaataaacctctacttgactctaactaaatactaaataaacctctacttgactctaactgaaccaaaccgactcaataaacaactggactaaacagattcaataaatattattcaaaaacttagaaaaaggatcctaacaatatgTATCTCCCTCCATCCATCCTAGATTGCTTGGATTAACCACTCGTAACAATATTTATAAAGCAATAGTTTGAATTATATAAAAggtttcacttgatatttataaaaggtATTTATGTCAATCAAAATTCATTTTAATATTCAACCAACGAAAATCATTCACAAAACTGTATACGCAAATCTTGAGTTTGACGTTCTAAATTTGAATTTGAAAAGATAAGTATGaacattatatatgtatatatatgtatgtacgtgTATTTTCGCTATGAAAGCTATTATGCACCGTGTTAGTATACAGCTATAATTTTCAAACTTTGTTTCTTTTCTCAATGATGATACTGTTCTTGATCATAAATCCAATATGACAAGTTAATCCATAACATATTTTTCAAGTGTTGTTGGATGTGGATGAGAGAACATAATTCTTCTTAACAGTATGTGATAATATGggagaattttttttcaaaataaaaaggacTCATATTATATTGAGGTATGTCTAATAAATTTTATTTGACGGTCAAGTCCGTATCTattcatttataaatttttttataaaaaagttCAAGAGTTTAATAAATATGAAATTGaaatatagatagagagagattCATTTATATAGTAGTTTGGCTTGTTTAGAACGCGAGTGTTTAATGAGAGAATTGTTTTTAGGTATTATAATGATATATCATGTCTAGCGAGCTCTTTGTCTCTTCATACACGTTAGGATATCAATTATTGTTAcgtacattaaaaaaaatattaactagTGCTTTGATTGTTTTTTATTATCTTAGATGAATGCATCGAGCAAAGATGATACTTTTTGTTGGATTAAGTGTGTCGAATACCTTTTTATTTTAAGTAGAAGCATTATGCATAAAGGAGGAGGAGACGCTTGTGTCATGCTAAATGTATCATATGCTTTGATTATATTAGATACCTCAAATATTTTGATTGTATTGAATGCTTCAAATGTTTTCTCATCGTAAGCGAACATATCGTGTATCATTGTAGTCATGTGGTGTATAAGTCAtgttgaatgctttaaatatttctttGTCTCGAGAGGAGGTATTATATACTAAGAGAGATGCCTTCCTTGTATTATGCATTGAATGCTTCTTTGTCCTTACGGGACACATAATGTGCAAATGCGATGCTTTGGTTTGAGTGCTTCAAATATTATTTCTCCTAGATAAATATATCATGCACAAAcaagatgcttcaatcatgttggaTACTTGTTTATCCTACACAAATATATTACATGTAAAGATGATGCTTTGGGTCCATTACACATTTCTTTTATTATAGGCAAACCTATCACTGTAAAGTGAATGCTCTAGTTTTATCCAACACTTGGATGTTTTTTTTATCCTTGACAAATgtctcgtgcaaaagagatgatttgattgatgtaatacttagtatatttttttttttaccttgggTGAACCCATTTCATGCAAAGGGGATAATTTTGTCATAGGTATGTGGTgcactttaaatatttttcttatcttaATGAACATTTAAGAGGGATGCTTTGAGTTGAGTTGGATGATATTGACACAATTAGACCTTCTATATATTTGTATTGTTGATTCTATCAAAAGTGATTTTGTAATTTGAGAGTAAGAGGCTTCACATCTAAAAGAGAGATCTTGGGCATTGATATGGtattaaaaagtctcccttttttttttttttttgacaaagggTCCGGCTCGATCAATAAGATCGTTGTTGGTCGAGCTTGGCTCATCACATTATTGGTCAAGCTTAGGTTAATCCAACCAACCTGGTTGGGTGATTTTGCCCTAACTCGTAATAGATCCCTTTTTTCTGTTTTGCTGTTAAGAATTaggctctctttctctctctttgtagTTTGTTGAAGGGGAGCATCTTGTATTTCTACTTGATCTATCCTGATTATATATCTTTATATCTTTTATTTAGTTTGAGAGAAGAAAATCTTCAAAGAAATATTTTTTCGGGGACATGCAATCTTTATGAAAGGATATGATCATTTTGAATATATAATCGAATTGAtgatataattattttgaaagataaaatcaataagatattaaaatatttcttgattttgcaATGAGATAAACCTTTGGTATATCATTCTTGACTAAGGATATGGTCATTAAAACGCGGGGGCAGGAGGAGGATCTGGCAGGTATAGTCCTGAGATGCTTCTCGTTCACTTTGAGTTGATTTGGAGTCGTTTCGAGGTGCGCCTTAGTCTCGTCGGGATCCTTGCAAAAGCGGTTGGCGTCAAGAAAATGTTCTCGATTCGATCCCTTCGAAAATTAAGTTAGTAGTGCGGTGACTATAATAGTTTGTCTGCCCCTCTAAACTTTGGGGCGGGCTTATATATTTAAGTGCCTAATGGAGGACAATCAATCGTTGTCAAGGAGCCTTTTATGTCGTCAATGACTCATTTATGTGGATGACTACTGAACACATCTCCTTGAGGGTTATGTCAGTGAAGAGCGACTATGGGCGCATGGTTTGTTAGGACTATAGTATGCTTAGAATGAGCAGGGGATGGTGCTCGGTGTCAGACGAGGAGAATTGGGTCATGCCATATGAGATTAATGCTCCTTATGATCAAGCGTACGAGCCCTCTCGAAATTATAATTAATGAGTGAGTCTCATTATCGTATATCAATATTCTCCGGACCAAAATGTTTAAACGGgacttaacgtagtacactcatcgtgcccttataagttaatcatacatatttcccTATTTCGAACGTtggactaatgagatgttacatATAACAAACACGTATAAATGAACTGAACGGAATGTAGCTGACCCACTCAAATTGAGCGAGACAATAAACACCATACGTTGGGGCAATCAAACACAGTTTCCAAACGTATACGCTGTGATACGGTCTTTGAGCTCTTGCCTTCCTTTCCTCTGGACACAGTACAAACAGTGTGGCAGAAGTTGCCTCGCACAGGGTTGGAAGTCATCCTTCATTCTTCCCTTCCGTCTCTGTGTAACAACAGTCAAACCTCGTGGTGAACAAAACTGGACAAACCAAACACCTGACAGCAGATGAAAGAGATTGAGAAGCTGAAAAGTAATAAGAAAACCTTGTGATTTTGTTCCCATAAAAAAAGTAAACATGATCACAGCTCGTAAGTTCGTGGCTTCAGAGACTACAATGACTAACAAACAGAGCTTGTTTTATTGACTTGCCGATGATGATGTATTCTCAAGTAAGTAACCATTATAAGAAGCTTAAGATAGATGGGTTAGGTGAACATGAAACAGTGAGACACAAACAActtgctttattttttatttatttaaataaagttAATTAATTTAAAGgttatgtcacacatgtcatatTTTTATCTTAGTACAAAGGATAattttaatctaattttttttttttacctaacGAGTAAAACATAGTAAATATAaagttttgataaaattatattacgATCGTGATTAAAGATTACAAGGATTCATTTGtactaagataaaaatatatataataaataatatcatcaaaagaaaaaaaaatttaaatcaatatttcgaatgaaaaaaattatatattttgctTGGTACATTATGATGttttttatcattatatttaCAATCTATAGAAAgagatgaaaatattataatttaaataatcaatCAATAAATTGAGTTAGGCTGTTTTTCTAATGACATAATTTTCATCCATGTGAGAGAGACCTATGGAAGTTCTTCTATACATGAAATTCATCCTAGTAATATTCTCATTGAGTCAAAAACaagtatcataataataataataattataataataataataattattattattatttttgtatattCTACACCTGCTAGACTATCTGATATTAAGTACaagaatatattaattatattcacaTATATTTGGTTTTATTGAAACTatactaaaaaaaaaacttacccTCTGTCTTATCCACTCTGCAAAAGATAAGACTCTTGAAAAAGGTTCCCAAAAGATAATTTAATCTTCACGATACTAAGAGTGTGATTGTTGTTCAAGTGTGAAATAAATCTACCAGTAAAATGTAGTAATATTATTTTTGGGTGTATtccaaaataaaatatctaacagTTTTTGCTTTTCCTCCAAGaatgttatatttttattttttttttctccccacATAATGTTCCCACATTTAGAATTAATAATATTGATCTCTTTACAGTAGTTTTTCTTTCAGTGAGATAAAAAACTTATCCGACAtattaaaacaaataaaattaataataaaaaatatttagaaatttttaaaaaataataaaaaatttaattaaagtTTTTCTTTGTTTAAATACTATTTaagtatatattaatattataaaataaataaaaaaaaagtattcgaaaaattatttaatatatagtAATTTTTAAactactttattattatttttacactAAAGCAATAAAGTTATAGAGAATCGGTTTAATTTTGCTGAACCAAACCCATGCtcaaatcaaaaacaaaaaaacaaaaaaacaaaaagaggaaacacATGTGAGCATTGAGGTAGGTGGCAACTGATCTTGCTTTGAGGTTCGTGTAACTAATCAACAGTGAAGACCGTTTCTTCATCAATAGTTCGTGTAGCCAATCAGTCGTTCAAGGCATTATCCAATACGGTAGGATTGGGATGGCTGTTGGATTGTCCGTCGCGGGCAAGTCCAAGCTTTCTCTATCCTCTCATGCAAAGTCAACATACATCTTTGAACAGAATGGATGAGTCGACTCTTCTACGTCTCTTCCGGTATCGGTCTTCTCGAGAGGCATTCGCTTCCCCAACAACCTTCCACCTCGGAATAGAAAGCTGAGAGAGATTACCTTGACATCTTCGCCTTTTCTCGAGTTCCTGCCGAGATTTATCGTAAGGAAAGAAGAGGGTGTTGGCGACAGGTCGACATGGGTTCGGAGAGACCCTCGGAGGTGACAGTTCACATCACAGGGTTCGGGCGATTCCTTGGGGTTCCGGAGAACCCCACAGAGGGGATCGTGGCAGGGCTGGAACATTTCATGCAGGAGAAGGGGCTGCCGCAGGGTCTTCGTCTCGGAAGCTGCAGCGTTCTTGAGACCGCAGGAGAAGGGGCACTTGCTCCGCTCTACAGGGTTTTGGAGTCGGCTGTTCCCCAGACCAGCACCGAATCTGGACGAGTTATCTGGGTCAGTTCCCAATTCTTTAGTTCCGTGTGACAACCAACCTCTGAAGCATGTATTACCTTCATCTGCTCCATGTTTGAAGGGTGGGGGGGGGGAATATCCATCATCATCAAGCTCATTTAACCTGAAAAGAACTTTATATCCTTGATCTCAGTAGGAAGCATAGATATACAAGATTGGGACATGTCCTGCTACGATGAACATTTCTCTTGTACAAATCTGATGGTGGCTTGCAAAGGTTTTTGACTCCACAACATTTTCTCGAGTACCTCATATAGGTGTTAGCCAACCAAGTACACTAGGCTCTGTTTTTAGCAACCATTTGTTACTGAACAACCTTGTTACATCTCATTTCATCGAATGCTCAGCTGTTCTGCTTGGTTCGCTTGAACTAGTAAACTATGTGCAACATGTATCTCATTTTCTTGTGAACTGGTTTCTCAGGTTCATTTTGGAGTCGATGGAAGTTCATCATGTTTTGCTGTCGAGAAACAAGCAGTGAATGAAGCTACTTTTCCTTGTCCAGATGAGTTAGGATGGAAACCGATGGTCATACTCTAACCTTGGAAAGCTGTCTTAGCTTACTGTTATATACTGCATTCATTATCTTAGTATCGTAACAaacatatatatgaaaattttctttttctgtctTGCAGAGGGTTCCCATCATTGCTTCTGATGGAGGCATTTCACAAGTTCGGCAGGTAAATCGAATATCCCTACCCATCATTAACTAGTATGAACCTTCAAACGGTGGTATTGGATGATTCTGTCAGTCCGAAAGTTCTTCAAAGGGATTTTGACAATTACTTGATGATCTGAGAAAATGCTTCAATTTTAAGTTTTGATTTGCACATTTTTACTTGTACCCCCTTCTTCCGCAGAGCATTTGTTTAAAGTTCTTCGGTTTTGTCCTCTCGGGATAGATAAGACTCAAAACACACTTTTAGGAGAGAAGTTACCATTGTCGCGTTAATAGactttgattctcctactttccGACTAATGTGAAACTAAATGTCACTGAACATTTGAAATGCAAACTCTTTTGTCAGCTTTAAATGCTTATTAT is from Musa acuminata AAA Group cultivar baxijiao chromosome BXJ1-6, Cavendish_Baxijiao_AAA, whole genome shotgun sequence and encodes:
- the LOC135676564 gene encoding stress-response A/B barrel domain-containing protein HS1-like → MAVKHVLLAKFKEEVSPEAVDDLIKGYANLVSLIPPMKAFHWGRDVSIENLHEGFTHVFESTFDGVEGIAEYIAHPAHVEFANKFLPALEKVIVIDYAPTAVN
- the LOC103988588 gene encoding uncharacterized protein LOC103988588 — translated: MGSERPSEVTVHITGFGRFLGVPENPTEGIVAGLEHFMQEKGLPQGLRLGSCSVLETAGEGALAPLYRVLESAVPQTSTESGRVIWVHFGVDGSSSCFAVEKQAVNEATFPCPDELGWKPMRVPIIASDGGISQVRQTTLPVDDIVKALAKTGYLARTSLDAGSFVCNYVYYHSLWFAEQHGFDSLFVHIPPFETIHKEIQMKFVACLLDVLASLP